Proteins from one Bacteroides zhangwenhongii genomic window:
- a CDS encoding RNA polymerase sigma-70 factor — MVDSTDEKHLLIDLRDGSFQAFERLYNMYSGKLYNFIMRLSSGNQYMAEEIVQSTFIRIWEVREKVDPDASFISFLCTIAKNLLMNMYQRQTVEYVYNEYLMKNGVDRDSQTEDNIDLRFLNDYIDSLAEELPAQRKKIFILSKRQNYTNKEIAEVMGISESTVATQLSLAVKFMREQLMKHYDKIIALLLAFCVNEM, encoded by the coding sequence ATGGTGGATTCAACAGATGAAAAACATTTATTAATAGATTTAAGAGACGGTTCTTTTCAAGCATTCGAAAGATTGTATAATATGTATAGTGGTAAACTGTACAATTTCATTATGCGGTTGTCTTCCGGCAATCAATATATGGCAGAGGAGATAGTGCAGTCCACTTTCATCCGTATATGGGAAGTGCGGGAGAAAGTAGATCCCGATGCTTCATTCATATCCTTTCTCTGTACGATAGCCAAGAACCTGTTGATGAATATGTACCAGCGTCAGACTGTTGAATATGTTTACAATGAATACTTGATGAAAAACGGGGTAGACCGTGATTCGCAAACCGAAGATAACATCGATTTACGTTTTCTGAACGACTATATTGATTCTTTGGCGGAAGAACTGCCGGCACAACGCAAGAAAATCTTTATATTAAGCAAGCGTCAGAATTATACAAATAAGGAAATAGCCGAGGTAATGGGAATTTCCGAAAGTACGGTTGCTACCCAACTATCTTTGGCGGTAAAGTTTATGCGCGAGCAGTTGATGAAACATTACGATAAGATAATTGCGCTTTTGCTCGCTTTTTGTGTTAATGAAATGTAA
- a CDS encoding FecR family protein: protein MDKTYYKELIEKYFEGNITDDEIKELSGWIKNDRRLQDWWENEFSRSDTDINPILRDKLFARIKEKTQGKEKKRTIRPNYWRWVAAMLLPVCIAFFTYYLIDSSRTMEAPFVVKANKGDKATIELPDGTNVVLNSASQLSYLNNFGEKVRRVQLNGEAYFKVAHDEKHPFVVQIGDLEVKVLGTSFNVSAYEDSRDVTVVLLEGKVGVYVQATSHIMKPGDKIEYNKVTHKITTTQVHPNDYIEWTKGNMYFEKESLENIMKTLSRIYDVEIRFDSGKLPKEYFTGTIPGGGIQNALNILMLTSPFYYEMDGSVIVLKEK, encoded by the coding sequence ATGGATAAGACATATTATAAGGAACTGATTGAGAAATATTTCGAAGGAAATATAACGGATGACGAAATAAAGGAATTGTCCGGCTGGATAAAGAACGACCGTCGGTTGCAGGACTGGTGGGAAAATGAATTCTCCCGGTCGGATACCGATATCAACCCGATACTGCGTGATAAACTCTTTGCACGTATCAAAGAAAAGACACAAGGAAAAGAGAAAAAAAGAACCATTCGCCCGAATTATTGGAGATGGGTTGCCGCTATGCTTCTACCTGTCTGTATCGCTTTTTTCACCTACTATCTTATAGATTCTTCCCGGACAATGGAAGCCCCCTTTGTGGTGAAAGCCAATAAAGGGGACAAAGCGACTATTGAATTGCCGGACGGCACGAATGTCGTGCTCAATTCAGCTTCCCAATTAAGTTATCTGAATAATTTCGGAGAAAAAGTTCGTCGTGTGCAACTGAATGGTGAAGCCTATTTTAAAGTAGCCCATGATGAGAAACATCCCTTTGTCGTGCAAATCGGTGATTTGGAAGTGAAAGTACTTGGTACATCTTTCAATGTATCCGCCTATGAAGACTCCAGGGATGTGACAGTTGTTCTGTTGGAAGGGAAAGTAGGTGTTTATGTGCAAGCAACCTCGCATATAATGAAGCCCGGAGATAAAATTGAGTACAATAAAGTCACTCATAAGATAACAACCACCCAAGTGCATCCGAATGATTACATCGAATGGACAAAAGGAAATATGTACTTTGAGAAAGAATCTTTGGAAAATATCATGAAAACCCTTTCACGTATTTATGACGTAGAGATCCGCTTCGATTCCGGAAAACTACCTAAAGAATACTTCACGGGAACTATTCCGGGTGGCGGTATACAGAATGCTTTGAATATTCTGATGCTAACTTCACCTTTCTATTATGAGATGGATGGTTCGGTGATTGTCTTGAAAGAGAAATAA